The following proteins are co-located in the Pseudomonas fluorescens genome:
- the aroQ gene encoding type II 3-dehydroquinate dehydratase, producing the protein MPPIVLVLNGPNLNLLGTREPATYGYETLADVAALCGRSAEKLGMKIEFRQTNHEGELLDWIHGARARCAGIVINPAAWTHTSVAIRDALVASEVPVIEVHLSNVHAREAFRHHSFVSPIATAVLAGFGSHGYHLALEHFSHTLKG; encoded by the coding sequence ATGCCGCCGATCGTGCTGGTACTCAACGGCCCCAATCTCAACCTGCTCGGTACCCGCGAGCCCGCTACCTACGGCTATGAAACCCTGGCCGACGTGGCTGCGCTGTGTGGCCGCAGCGCCGAAAAACTAGGCATGAAAATCGAATTCCGCCAGACCAACCACGAAGGCGAATTACTGGACTGGATCCACGGGGCCCGCGCCCGCTGCGCCGGGATCGTGATCAACCCGGCGGCCTGGACCCACACCTCGGTGGCGATTCGCGACGCATTGGTTGCCAGTGAAGTGCCAGTGATCGAAGTGCATTTATCCAACGTGCATGCGCGCGAGGCGTTTCGGCATCATTCCTTTGTCTCACCCATTGCCACCGCGGTACTCGCCGGGTTTGGCAGCCACGGCTATCACCTCGCCCTGGAACATTTCAGCCACACGTTGAAAGGATGA
- a CDS encoding DUF4879 domain-containing protein, protein MKKANASSLALFAIIGLGLAAPAWGAPAPALSEVRVFKVESAGCAETIPERASSTQMCTHRGPTKVSVMEVGLGKSPMGRFDGAELNGQRTPICQVGTISQACNGAGTVMGYIYIFDVNVEASGWFEYSNSSINGAQAPLKTMLNIR, encoded by the coding sequence ATGAAAAAAGCCAACGCCAGCAGTCTAGCTCTGTTCGCCATTATCGGCCTGGGGCTGGCGGCACCGGCTTGGGGCGCGCCTGCACCGGCCTTGAGCGAGGTGCGAGTGTTCAAGGTCGAGTCTGCCGGTTGCGCCGAAACCATCCCGGAGCGAGCAAGCAGTACGCAGATGTGCACGCACCGTGGCCCCACCAAGGTTTCAGTGATGGAAGTCGGTTTGGGCAAAAGCCCGATGGGCCGTTTCGATGGTGCAGAGTTGAACGGGCAACGCACGCCGATCTGCCAGGTGGGCACTATCAGCCAGGCCTGTAATGGCGCGGGCACGGTGATGGGCTACATCTATATATTCGACGTGAATGTCGAAGCTTCAGGCTGGTTCGAGTACAGCAATTCCTCGATCAACGGCGCACAAGCCCCGCTGAAGACGATGCTCAACATCCGCTGA
- a CDS encoding DUF2442 domain-containing protein translates to MKKIVKAKVLPDLPITEADIDKAIVRGRKLKRLYANASDVRYADDCISIGFGDGCRIVLPVAGLAEFEGFSAQDFQQLEVGFGGKALCCEARDLHVSISGLIATSQPLMDLAASMVASRNGRKSSAAKSAAARANGKKGGRPRKET, encoded by the coding sequence ATGAAAAAAATCGTAAAAGCCAAAGTCTTGCCTGATCTACCGATCACCGAGGCTGATATCGACAAGGCCATCGTGCGTGGGCGCAAGCTGAAGCGTTTGTATGCCAATGCCAGTGATGTGCGTTACGCAGACGACTGCATTTCCATCGGCTTCGGCGATGGCTGCCGAATTGTGCTGCCGGTGGCCGGGCTTGCGGAATTCGAAGGGTTTTCTGCGCAGGACTTTCAGCAACTGGAGGTCGGGTTCGGTGGCAAGGCGCTGTGTTGTGAAGCCCGCGACTTGCACGTTTCCATCAGTGGCCTGATTGCTACGAGCCAGCCCTTGATGGACCTGGCTGCAAGCATGGTGGCGTCGCGTAACGGGCGTAAAAGCAGTGCCGCCAAGTCCGCCGCCGCCCGAGCCAATGGCAAGAAGGGCGGCCGGCCACGCAAGGAGACGTGA
- a CDS encoding DUF4160 domain-containing protein, giving the protein MKVGAYKGYVIAVFLRDEHCPPHVHVKGKAWDARFRFSFLDGRVALWDVNPERCRPAGAILEGIRQALMQPHYLARARRIWWQKLQTVCLENHSWDWDADEVVPGLVIRRGVYVIANARHDVVGQRTILNLVRAPGCVEIDL; this is encoded by the coding sequence ATGAAAGTAGGGGCTTACAAAGGATATGTGATTGCGGTTTTTCTCAGGGACGAACATTGCCCGCCTCATGTTCATGTCAAGGGAAAGGCATGGGATGCGCGCTTTCGTTTCAGCTTTCTGGATGGACGCGTGGCGTTGTGGGATGTGAACCCCGAACGGTGCCGGCCAGCGGGCGCGATTCTGGAAGGTATTCGCCAGGCCCTCATGCAGCCGCATTATTTGGCGCGGGCGCGCAGGATCTGGTGGCAGAAGCTGCAAACGGTCTGCCTGGAGAACCATTCCTGGGACTGGGATGCTGATGAGGTGGTGCCGGGGTTAGTCATTCGGCGTGGAGTGTATGTGATCGCCAATGCCCGACACGATGTCGTTGGGCAGAGAACCATTTTGAATCTGGTGAGGGCGCCAGGTTGCGTGGAGATTGATTTATGA
- a CDS encoding (2Fe-2S)-binding protein, whose translation MSAIPKAAAPPFASHSIRLSLNGQDRQLDVLPWTTLLDLLREQLDLVGSKKGCDHGQCGACTVLRDGKRVNACLTLAVMCDGAELTTVEGLADGDVLHPMQQAFIKHDAFQCGYCTPGQICSAIGLANEGRAHDTAQIQELMSGNLCRCGAYSNIRDAIEEALPACRTKGGEQ comes from the coding sequence ATGAGCGCAATTCCCAAGGCGGCGGCCCCTCCCTTCGCCAGCCATTCCATACGCCTGAGCCTCAATGGCCAGGACCGCCAGTTGGACGTGTTGCCCTGGACCACCTTGCTGGATCTGCTGCGCGAGCAACTTGACCTGGTCGGCAGCAAAAAAGGCTGCGACCACGGCCAATGCGGCGCCTGCACCGTGTTGCGCGATGGTAAACGCGTAAACGCCTGCCTGACCCTGGCGGTGATGTGCGACGGCGCCGAACTGACCACTGTTGAAGGGTTGGCCGACGGCGACGTGTTGCACCCGATGCAGCAAGCCTTTATCAAGCATGACGCTTTCCAGTGCGGCTACTGCACCCCCGGCCAGATCTGCTCGGCGATTGGCCTGGCCAATGAGGGCCGTGCCCACGATACCGCGCAAATTCAGGAACTGATGAGCGGCAACCTGTGCCGCTGCGGCGCCTATAGCAATATCCGCGATGCCATAGAAGAAGCCTTGCCCGCCTGCCGCACAAAGGGAGGTGAGCAATGA
- a CDS encoding NCS2 family permease, with protein sequence MLEKLFQLKAHNTNVRTEILAGITTFLAMAYILFVNPSILGETGMDKGAVFVATCLAAAIGSTVMGLIANYPIALAPGMGLNAFFTYTVVLHMGHTWQVALGAVFISAVLFFLLSIFRIREWIINSIPLPLRSAIAAGIGLFLALIALHNAGIVVSNPATMVGLGDLKQPAPILATLGFALIVALEALAVRGAVLIGILVVTIVSIAMGFTPFGGVTSMPPSLAPTFLQLDIKGALDIGLVSVIFAFLFVDLFDNSGTLIGVAKRAGLMGKDGHMPKMGRALIADSTAAMAGSLLGTSTTTSYIESAAGVSAGGRTGLTAVVVAILFLLALFFSPLAASVPAFATAPALLFVAVLMTSGLAEIDWDDITVAAPVVITALAMPFTYSIANGIAFGFIAWTAIKLLSGRYRELNPALVILSILFVIKLGWFNA encoded by the coding sequence ATGCTGGAAAAGCTGTTTCAACTCAAAGCACACAACACCAACGTGCGCACCGAGATTCTCGCGGGTATCACGACCTTTTTGGCCATGGCCTACATCCTGTTCGTGAACCCGAGCATCCTCGGCGAAACCGGCATGGACAAGGGCGCGGTGTTTGTCGCGACCTGCCTGGCCGCCGCCATCGGTTCGACCGTGATGGGCCTGATCGCCAACTACCCGATCGCACTGGCGCCGGGCATGGGCCTCAATGCCTTCTTTACCTACACCGTGGTCCTGCACATGGGCCACACCTGGCAAGTGGCGCTGGGCGCGGTATTCATTTCGGCGGTGTTGTTCTTCCTGCTGTCGATCTTCCGCATCCGTGAGTGGATCATCAACAGCATCCCGCTGCCCCTGCGTTCGGCGATTGCGGCCGGTATCGGCCTGTTCCTGGCGCTGATCGCCCTGCACAACGCCGGCATCGTGGTCAGCAACCCGGCCACCATGGTCGGCCTGGGCGACCTGAAGCAACCGGCACCGATCCTCGCCACCCTTGGTTTCGCGCTGATCGTGGCGCTGGAAGCCCTGGCCGTGCGCGGCGCCGTACTGATCGGCATCCTCGTGGTGACTATCGTGTCCATCGCCATGGGTTTCACCCCGTTCGGCGGCGTGACGTCGATGCCACCGTCCCTGGCCCCGACCTTCCTGCAGCTGGATATCAAAGGCGCGCTGGATATCGGCCTGGTCAGCGTGATTTTCGCGTTCCTGTTCGTCGACCTGTTCGACAACTCCGGCACCTTGATCGGCGTCGCCAAGCGCGCCGGCCTGATGGGCAAAGATGGCCACATGCCAAAAATGGGCCGTGCGCTGATCGCCGACAGCACCGCAGCCATGGCCGGCTCGCTGCTGGGCACCTCGACCACCACCAGCTACATCGAATCCGCTGCGGGCGTGAGTGCCGGTGGCCGCACCGGTTTGACCGCCGTGGTGGTTGCGATCCTGTTCCTGCTGGCGCTGTTCTTCTCGCCACTGGCGGCCAGCGTTCCGGCCTTCGCAACCGCACCGGCGCTGCTGTTCGTGGCCGTGCTGATGACCTCGGGCCTGGCCGAAATTGACTGGGATGACATTACTGTTGCAGCGCCGGTGGTGATCACCGCCCTGGCAATGCCCTTCACTTACTCCATCGCCAACGGCATTGCCTTCGGTTTCATCGCCTGGACCGCCATCAAGCTGCTTTCGGGCCGCTACCGTGAGCTGAACCCGGCGCTGGTGATCCTGTCGATTCTGTTTGTGATCAAGCTGGGCTGGTTCAACGCATGA
- the quiC gene encoding 3-dehydroshikimate dehydratase QuiC, which produces MQRSIATVSLSGTLPEKLEAIAAAGFDGVEIFENDLLYYDGSPREVKQMCADLGIAITLFQPFRDFEGCRRDRLARNLERAERKFDLMQELGTDLVLVCSNASADCVGDERILLDDLGLLAEHAGRRGLRIGYEALAWGKHVNTWQQVWNLVRQVDHPSLGVLLDSFHTLSLKGDPSAIAEIPGDKIFFVQMADAPILAMDVLEWSRHFRCFPGQGEFDLAGFLAPIIKTGYTGPLSLEIFNDGFRAAPTRANAADGLRSLLYLEEKTRQRLAQEQPAAPVDILFETPAASEYDGIEFLEFAVDESLGAKLTHWLERLGFVKAGQHRSKSVSLLRQGDINLILNCEPYSFAHNFFDAHGPSLCATAIRVKDSAKALERAVAYKGQPYRGLVGPNELELAAVRAPDGSLIYLVDQSEGGLYDTDFNLQPATASSGGLLRIDHMAMALPADSLDSWVLFYKSLLDFEADDEVVLPDPYGLVKSRALRSRCSSIRLPLNISENRNTAISHALSSYRGSGVHHIAFDCADIFAEVSRAKEAGVPLLDIPLNYYDDLAARFDFDDEFLSELAYYNVLYDRDAQGGELFHVYTEPFEGRFFFEIIQRKNGYAGYGAANVAVRLAAMAKSRSGAARQARL; this is translated from the coding sequence ATGCAACGTTCCATTGCCACCGTTTCCTTGAGCGGTACCCTGCCGGAAAAGCTTGAAGCCATTGCCGCCGCCGGGTTTGATGGGGTTGAGATCTTCGAGAACGACCTGTTGTATTACGACGGCAGCCCGCGCGAAGTTAAACAAATGTGTGCCGACCTCGGCATTGCCATCACGTTGTTCCAGCCGTTTCGCGACTTTGAAGGCTGTCGCCGTGATCGCCTGGCACGCAACCTGGAGCGCGCCGAGCGCAAGTTCGATTTGATGCAGGAACTGGGCACCGACCTGGTGCTGGTGTGCAGCAATGCCTCGGCCGATTGCGTGGGCGATGAACGCATTCTACTGGATGACCTCGGCCTTTTGGCGGAGCACGCCGGTCGCCGTGGCCTGCGTATTGGTTACGAAGCACTGGCCTGGGGCAAGCACGTGAACACCTGGCAGCAGGTGTGGAACCTGGTGCGTCAGGTCGATCACCCGAGCCTTGGCGTGTTGCTCGACAGCTTCCACACGCTGTCGCTGAAGGGTGACCCAAGCGCCATCGCCGAGATCCCCGGTGACAAGATCTTTTTTGTGCAAATGGCTGACGCACCGATCCTGGCCATGGATGTGCTGGAGTGGAGTCGACATTTCCGCTGTTTCCCAGGGCAGGGCGAATTTGATTTGGCGGGGTTCCTGGCGCCGATTATCAAGACGGGTTACACCGGGCCGTTGTCCCTGGAAATTTTCAATGATGGTTTCCGCGCGGCGCCGACCCGAGCGAACGCGGCGGATGGCTTGCGCTCGCTGCTGTATCTGGAAGAGAAAACCCGTCAACGCCTGGCGCAGGAACAACCAGCTGCACCGGTGGACATCTTGTTTGAAACCCCGGCCGCCAGCGAATACGACGGCATCGAATTTCTTGAGTTTGCCGTGGATGAAAGCCTCGGCGCCAAACTGACTCACTGGCTGGAACGCCTGGGTTTCGTCAAGGCCGGGCAGCACCGGTCCAAAAGTGTCAGCCTGTTGCGCCAGGGTGATATCAACCTGATTCTCAACTGTGAACCTTATTCCTTCGCCCATAACTTTTTCGACGCCCACGGGCCGTCTTTATGCGCCACAGCGATTCGGGTCAAGGACAGCGCAAAAGCCTTGGAGCGGGCGGTGGCCTATAAGGGGCAGCCCTATCGCGGGCTGGTCGGCCCCAACGAGCTTGAGCTGGCGGCCGTCCGTGCGCCGGACGGCAGCCTGATTTACCTGGTGGACCAGAGTGAGGGCGGGCTATACGACACCGACTTCAACCTGCAACCGGCCACTGCCTCAAGTGGCGGCCTGTTGCGCATCGACCATATGGCCATGGCGCTGCCGGCCGACAGCCTCGACAGCTGGGTGCTGTTCTACAAGAGCCTGCTGGACTTCGAAGCCGATGACGAAGTGGTGCTCCCCGACCCCTACGGCTTGGTAAAAAGCCGCGCGTTGCGCAGCCGCTGCAGTTCGATTCGCCTGCCGTTGAATATTTCCGAGAACCGCAACACCGCGATTTCCCACGCGCTGTCGAGTTATCGCGGCTCGGGTGTGCATCACATTGCCTTCGACTGTGCGGACATTTTCGCGGAGGTGAGCCGCGCCAAAGAGGCGGGCGTGCCGTTGCTGGATATCCCGCTCAACTATTACGACGACCTGGCGGCGCGGTTTGATTTCGACGACGAGTTCCTCAGCGAGCTGGCGTACTACAACGTGCTGTACGACCGTGACGCACAAGGCGGTGAGTTGTTTCATGTCTACACCGAGCCGTTCGAAGGGCGGTTTTTCTTTGAGATCATCCAGCGCAAAAATGGCTATGCCGGTTATGGCGCGGCCAACGTGGCGGTGCGCCTGGCGGCGATGGCCAAGTCCCGCAGCGGCGCAGCACGCCAGGCTCGGTTGTAA
- a CDS encoding FAD binding domain-containing protein — translation MNPFQYSKPVDVHEAVHLSSAASRFIAGGTNLLDLMKENISRPEHLIDITGLPLHGIEETAEGGLMIGALVSNADLAWHPLIEQRYPLLSQAILAGASPQLRNMASTGGNLLQRTRCYYFYDASVPCNKREPGSGCPARTGLNRIHAILGASEHCVATHPSDMCVALAALAARVHVEGRGGARVIEFADFHRLPGDTPQRDNLLADDELITAIELPADHLANHSHYLKIRDRASYAFALVSVAAALELDGDTIVDARLALGGVAHKPWRDRAVEVTLIGQSVSRETFSNAADALLQDAEPLEHNAFKVKLARRAIIRALSDAAIAGERS, via the coding sequence ATGAACCCCTTCCAGTACAGCAAGCCGGTCGATGTGCACGAAGCGGTGCACCTGAGCAGTGCGGCGTCGCGCTTCATTGCCGGTGGCACCAACCTGCTGGACCTGATGAAAGAAAACATCAGCCGCCCCGAACACCTGATCGACATCACCGGCCTGCCGCTTCACGGCATTGAAGAGACCGCTGAAGGCGGCTTGATGATCGGTGCCTTGGTGAGCAATGCCGACCTGGCGTGGCACCCTTTGATCGAACAGCGTTACCCGTTGCTGTCCCAGGCCATCCTCGCCGGCGCTTCACCGCAATTGCGCAATATGGCCAGCACCGGCGGCAACCTGTTGCAGCGCACCCGTTGCTATTATTTCTATGACGCCAGCGTGCCCTGCAACAAGCGCGAACCGGGCAGTGGCTGCCCGGCGCGCACCGGCTTGAACCGTATCCATGCGATTCTCGGCGCCAGCGAGCACTGTGTGGCCACGCACCCCTCGGACATGTGTGTGGCCCTGGCGGCCCTGGCGGCGCGAGTTCACGTGGAAGGGCGTGGCGGGGCGCGGGTCATCGAATTTGCGGACTTCCATCGACTGCCCGGCGATACGCCGCAGCGCGACAACTTGCTGGCCGATGATGAGCTGATAACCGCCATCGAGCTGCCCGCCGACCACTTGGCCAATCACAGCCATTACCTGAAAATTCGCGACCGTGCGTCTTACGCGTTCGCCTTGGTGTCCGTCGCCGCTGCCCTGGAGCTGGACGGTGACACCATCGTCGATGCCCGCCTGGCCCTCGGCGGTGTGGCCCACAAACCGTGGCGCGACCGCGCAGTGGAAGTCACGCTGATCGGTCAGTCCGTCAGTCGCGAAACCTTCAGTAACGCCGCCGACGCCTTGCTGCAAGACGCCGAGCCGCTGGAGCACAACGCCTTCAAGGTCAAGCTGGCGCGCCGCGCAATCATTCGCGCCCTCAGCGACGCTGCCATCGCAGGAGAACGGTCATGA
- the trmA gene encoding tRNA (uridine(54)-C5)-methyltransferase TrmA, which yields MTFDATRYTAQLQDKVTRLRDLLAPFDAPEPQVFDSPLQNFRLRAEFRLWREGGERHYAMFSQDDKRTPILIEAFPIASQRINQLMPQLKAAWQASAALSHKLFQVEFLTTLAGDAMITLCYHRPLDEHWHTAANKLAADLNVSIIGRSKGKRDVIGHDYVVEKLEVGGRTFSYRQPEGAFTQPNGTVNQKMLNWAYDALGDRPDDLLELYCGNGNFTLPLATRVRKVLATEISKTSVNAALSNLDENAVDNVTLVRLSAEELTEALNEVRPFRRLHGIDLKSYEFGSVFVDPPRAGMDPDTCELTRRFDNILYISCNPETLAANIAQLHDTHRITQCAMFDQFPWTHHMESGVLLTRR from the coding sequence ATGACTTTTGACGCCACACGCTACACCGCTCAACTGCAAGACAAGGTCACGCGCCTGCGTGACCTGTTGGCACCCTTCGACGCGCCCGAGCCGCAGGTCTTCGATTCGCCGTTGCAGAACTTCCGCCTGCGGGCGGAGTTCCGCCTCTGGCGCGAAGGTGGTGAGCGCCACTACGCGATGTTTTCCCAGGACGACAAACGCACGCCGATCCTGATCGAAGCGTTCCCCATCGCCAGCCAACGCATCAACCAGTTGATGCCGCAACTCAAGGCTGCCTGGCAGGCCAGCGCCGCCCTGAGCCACAAGCTGTTCCAGGTGGAGTTCCTCACCACGTTGGCCGGCGACGCGATGATCACCCTGTGTTATCACCGCCCGTTGGACGAACATTGGCACACTGCGGCGAACAAGCTCGCTGCCGACTTGAATGTCAGCATCATCGGACGCTCCAAGGGCAAGCGCGATGTTATCGGCCACGATTACGTGGTTGAAAAGCTCGAGGTCGGCGGCCGCACCTTCAGCTATCGCCAACCGGAAGGTGCGTTTACCCAGCCCAACGGCACGGTGAACCAGAAGATGCTCAACTGGGCGTACGACGCCTTGGGTGATCGCCCGGATGATTTGTTGGAGCTGTATTGCGGCAACGGCAACTTCACCCTGCCGTTGGCTACCCGCGTGCGAAAAGTACTGGCCACCGAAATCAGCAAAACCTCGGTGAACGCAGCCCTGAGCAACCTCGATGAAAATGCGGTGGATAACGTCACCCTGGTGCGCCTCTCGGCCGAAGAACTTACCGAAGCACTTAACGAAGTGCGCCCGTTCCGCCGCCTGCACGGCATCGACCTGAAAAGCTACGAATTCGGGAGTGTCTTCGTCGACCCGCCGCGCGCGGGCATGGACCCGGACACTTGCGAACTGACCCGACGCTTCGACAACATCCTGTACATCTCCTGCAACCCGGAAACCCTGGCTGCGAACATTGCGCAACTGCACGACACGCACCGGATTACCCAGTGTGCGATGTTTGACCAGTTCCCGTGGACGCACCATATGGAATCCGGCGTGTTGTTGACCCGGCGTTAA
- a CDS encoding TetR/AcrR family transcriptional regulator yields the protein MTSSPDLPAVSDAPRKSRKNNPEKTRENILQEAIVEFVQQGLSGARVDAIAERIHTSKRMIYYYFGSKEQLYIEVLEKLYGDIRNTETRMNLTALEPREAIRRLVEFTFDHHDQNVDFVRIVSIENINNAEFVKRSDSIKAMNSNILEALGATLRRGAEMGVFRQGLNPLDVHLLINSFSFYRVSNRHTFSEIFQIELSDEAVKQRHREMICESVMRYLQA from the coding sequence ATGACCTCGAGTCCCGATCTCCCCGCGGTGTCAGACGCACCGCGCAAGAGTCGTAAGAACAATCCGGAAAAGACCCGCGAAAATATACTGCAGGAAGCCATTGTCGAGTTTGTTCAACAGGGCCTGTCCGGTGCTCGCGTGGATGCGATTGCCGAGCGCATTCATACCTCGAAACGCATGATCTACTACTACTTCGGCAGCAAGGAGCAGTTGTACATCGAGGTGCTGGAAAAGCTCTACGGCGATATTCGCAACACGGAAACCCGCATGAACCTCACGGCCCTGGAGCCGCGTGAAGCGATTCGCAGGCTGGTGGAGTTCACCTTTGATCACCACGACCAGAACGTGGACTTCGTGCGTATTGTCAGTATCGAAAATATCAACAACGCCGAGTTCGTAAAGCGCTCGGATTCGATCAAGGCAATGAACAGCAACATCCTCGAAGCGCTGGGGGCCACGTTGCGGCGGGGGGCTGAGATGGGCGTATTTCGCCAAGGATTGAACCCGTTGGACGTGCATTTGCTGATCAACTCATTCAGCTTTTACCGCGTGTCCAATCGCCATACGTTCAGTGAGATTTTTCAGATCGAACTGTCGGATGAGGCCGTCAAACAGCGTCATCGCGAGATGATTTGTGAATCGGTGATGCGTTACCTGCAGGCTTGA
- a CDS encoding MFS transporter has product MPLQNSALAARPGNPHAGIGDKIRGAMAVGKTRWGMLALVFFATTLNYIDRAALGVMQPILAKEMSWTAMDYANINFWFQVGYAIGFVLQGRLIDRVGVKRVFFCAVLLWSLATGAHGLATSAVGFMVCRFILGLTEAANYPACVKTTRLWFPAGERAVATGIFNAGTNVGAMMTPMLLPLILHVWGWQAAFLCMASLGAIWLVFWGLKYYNPEDHPTAKQSELDYVQQESEPEQPSVPFSRILRMRGTWAFALAYAMTAPVFWFYLYWLPPFLNQQYNLGINVTQMGIPLIIIYLTADFGSVGGGILSSFLIGRGMNAIKARLLSMLLFACCIVGVIMAAGSSQLWVAVFAISLAIGAHQAWTANIWSLVMDYTPKHMMSTVFGFGGMCAAIGGMFMTQIVGHILTVTNNNYTVLFTLIPAMYFIALTWMYFMAPRKIPTVDV; this is encoded by the coding sequence ATGCCTCTGCAAAACTCCGCCCTGGCCGCGCGCCCGGGCAACCCGCACGCCGGCATCGGCGACAAAATCCGTGGCGCAATGGCCGTGGGTAAAACTCGCTGGGGCATGCTGGCCCTGGTGTTCTTCGCCACCACCCTCAACTACATCGACCGCGCCGCCCTGGGCGTGATGCAACCGATCCTGGCCAAAGAGATGAGCTGGACGGCGATGGATTACGCCAACATCAACTTCTGGTTCCAGGTCGGCTACGCCATCGGCTTTGTGCTGCAAGGTCGCTTGATCGACCGCGTCGGCGTGAAGCGCGTGTTCTTCTGCGCCGTGCTGTTATGGAGCCTGGCAACCGGCGCCCACGGCCTGGCCACCTCGGCCGTCGGCTTTATGGTGTGCCGTTTCATCCTCGGCCTGACCGAAGCCGCCAACTACCCGGCTTGCGTCAAGACCACACGGTTGTGGTTCCCGGCCGGTGAACGCGCGGTGGCTACCGGTATCTTCAATGCCGGCACCAACGTGGGCGCAATGATGACGCCGATGCTGCTGCCACTGATCCTCCATGTCTGGGGCTGGCAGGCAGCGTTCCTGTGCATGGCGTCGCTGGGCGCAATCTGGCTGGTGTTCTGGGGTTTGAAGTACTACAACCCGGAAGACCATCCAACGGCCAAACAATCCGAATTGGACTACGTGCAACAGGAGTCCGAACCGGAACAACCGAGCGTGCCTTTCAGCCGCATCCTGCGCATGCGTGGCACCTGGGCCTTCGCCCTCGCCTATGCGATGACCGCACCGGTGTTCTGGTTCTACCTGTATTGGCTGCCGCCGTTCTTGAACCAGCAATACAACCTGGGCATCAACGTGACGCAGATGGGGATCCCGCTGATCATCATTTACCTGACAGCGGACTTCGGCAGCGTGGGTGGGGGGATTCTGTCGTCATTCCTGATCGGCCGCGGGATGAATGCAATCAAGGCGCGGCTGTTGTCGATGCTGCTGTTTGCCTGCTGCATCGTCGGCGTGATCATGGCGGCCGGCTCCAGCCAGTTGTGGGTCGCGGTGTTTGCCATCTCCCTGGCCATCGGCGCGCACCAGGCCTGGACCGCCAACATCTGGAGCCTGGTGATGGACTACACGCCCAAGCACATGATGAGCACAGTGTTCGGTTTCGGCGGTATGTGCGCGGCCATCGGCGGCATGTTCATGACCCAGATCGTCGGCCATATCCTTACGGTGACCAACAATAACTACACCGTGCTGTTCACCCTGATCCCGGCGATGTACTTCATTGCGCTGACCTGGATGTACTTCATGGCACCGCGCAAGATTCCTACCGTCGACGTTTGA
- a CDS encoding shikimate dehydrogenase, which produces MKPRILAGLIGSGIQASRTPALHEQEGDAQGLRYLYRLIDLEPLQLSIDALPDLLKAAELMQFTGLNITYPCKQAILPLLDELSDEARGIGAVNTVVFKAGKRIGHNTDCLGFAEGFRRNLNDVDRHRVVQMGAGGAGAAVAHALLAEGVEHLSIFDVDANRARDLVDNLARRFGASRAQVGRHLENAMAEADGLVNTTPMGMAKLPGTPVPPALLRAELWVAEIVYFPLETELLRSARALGCRTLDGGNMAVFQAVKAFELFSGEVPDAQRMLAHFQSMNTSQ; this is translated from the coding sequence ATGAAACCGCGCATCCTCGCCGGCCTGATCGGCTCAGGCATCCAGGCCTCCCGTACACCCGCCTTGCATGAGCAGGAAGGTGACGCCCAAGGCCTGCGCTATTTGTATCGCCTGATCGATCTGGAGCCACTGCAACTGAGCATCGACGCGCTGCCCGACCTGCTGAAGGCGGCCGAGTTGATGCAGTTCACCGGGTTGAACATTACCTACCCATGCAAGCAGGCGATCCTGCCGCTGCTCGATGAATTATCCGACGAGGCCCGGGGCATTGGGGCGGTTAACACGGTGGTATTCAAGGCAGGCAAACGCATCGGCCACAACACCGATTGCCTGGGGTTCGCCGAAGGTTTTCGCAGAAACTTGAATGACGTCGACCGCCACCGTGTCGTCCAGATGGGTGCTGGCGGTGCAGGCGCAGCGGTGGCTCATGCGCTGCTGGCCGAAGGCGTGGAGCACTTGAGTATTTTCGACGTCGACGCCAACCGTGCCCGCGACCTTGTGGATAACCTTGCGCGGCGGTTCGGGGCCAGTCGCGCGCAGGTCGGCCGCCACCTGGAAAACGCCATGGCCGAGGCAGACGGTTTGGTCAACACCACCCCGATGGGCATGGCCAAGCTGCCCGGCACACCGGTGCCGCCTGCCCTGTTACGGGCTGAGTTATGGGTCGCGGAAATCGTGTATTTCCCACTGGAAACCGAGCTGCTACGCAGCGCTCGCGCCTTGGGCTGCCGTACGCTGGATGGCGGCAACATGGCGGTGTTTCAGGCCGTGAAGGCGTTTGAATTGTTCAGTGGCGAAGTGCCGGATGCGCAAAGGATGCTGGCGCATTTTCAGAGCATGAACACCTCGCAGTAG